The region TCAACGAGAAGCAGCAGGACATCCTGGAAACCATCATCGAAAAATCCGACCACCTGAGCCACCTCATCATCGAGCTCCTGGACCTCTTGAAAATCGAAACCGGTCAGTACACCCCGGAGCTCATAACCGCCAACCTGACCAAAATGTTGGAGGAGTTCTTCGTAGAGCAATCGGCGTACCTCGCCACCCCGCGGATGAGCCTGGTCCTCGAGCTCCCCAAACAGCCCATCATCGCCGATGTTGACCTTCCCAAAATACGGACCGTCTTCACCCATCTTCTCTCGAACGCCAACAAGTTCACCATCGGCGAGGGCACGGTGACCGTCTCCTGCGTCGAGACCGTGGACCACTACCGCTTCACGATCGCCGACACCGGCATCGGCATCCCCGAGATCGAGTTCGAGCGCATCTTCGAGCGTCTTTACCAGGTTGATTCGACGCTCACCCGCCACTACGGCGGAACGGGCCTTGGCCTCGCGGTGACCCGCGCCATCATCGAACGCCACCACGGCCGCATCTGGGTCGAGTCGGAGCTCGGCGAGGGCAGCCGCTTCATCTTCACCCTGCCCAAGAGCCCCGGCGAAAGACCTCCGGAGCCCCCCGGCGGTTCCGTCTGATGCCCGACCACCGGAGAGCCTTCGCGCGCGAGTCCCCGGCACGGGGCTTAAGCCCCTCGTCCGGCCGGTTGTTGGTGCCGGTCCTTTTTCACCTGCACCAGCCCGCCGGTAATTTTCCAGGAACCTTCGAGCACGCCTTCGACCGGAGCTACTCACCGCTCGTCGGTGCGCTCAGGGCGAGCGGGTTGAAGTTCAACCTCCACATCTCCGGGGCGCTCCTGGAGTGGCTGCTATCGGCCCGGCGCCCATTCATCGAGCTTCTGCGCTCGCTCGTCGCCGCCGGTCGGTTGGAGATTCTGGGGGGAGGCTACTACGAGCCGATTCTGCCCATGATCCCCTCCGGAGACCGCCACCGGCAGCTCACCCGCCTGGCCGCCCGCGTGGAGGAAGTCTTCGGCCGCCGGCCTCTGGGTGCCTGGCTGGCCGAGCGGGTCTGGGAGCCGGAACTGGCCGCCGACCTGGCCCACGCCGGGTACCGCTACACGCTGTTGGACGACCGGCACTTCCTCGATTTGGGCTGGCGACGGGAGGAGGCGCACGCCCTCTTCTCCACGGAGCACGACGGGGAGGCCCTGGCGGTCTTTCCCATAGACGAGCCCATCCGGTACCTCATCCCGTGGGAGAAGCCGGAGCGGACCGTGGAGTACCTGGCGGGTTGCCGTCGAAACGAGGCCGACGGGCGCGCCGTCGTGGTCGTGATGAGCGACGCCGAGAAGATGGGCCTCTGGCCCGCCCGCCGGGGCACGACCTACGACCTGTGCTACCGCGAGGGGTGGATGGCCCGTTTCCTGGATGGTCTCTCGGCCCCGCCCTGGCTCGATACGGCGCTCCTTTCGGATATTCTTGAGCTGGAGCCGCCTCGCCGCCTCGTCTACCTCCCCACGGCCTCCTACGACCGGATGGGGGTCTGGGCGCTCCCCACCGAGGCCCGGTCCCGTCTGGAGTCGCTTCCCGGGCGGCTCGAAGAGGCCGGCCTGGCCCCCGAGCTCCGGCTCGAGGTGGAACGGTTTGCCCGGGGAACCCACTGGCGCAACTTTCTGGTGAAGTACCCCGCGGCCGGCCGCCTGCACCTGGCTTACCTCTACACCCGTGACCGCCTCGCCGACTCGGAAGATACCCTGGAGCCCGCCGAGGCGGACCGCCTGCTGGACCTCCTCGACGCCGCCGCCGTGAACGACGTCTACTGGCACGGCCTCTTCGGAGGGGTGTACTACCACTTCCTCCGCCACCACTGCTACCGTTGCCTGGCCGGGGTGCTGGCCCGGCTGGACCGCGGCTCCCGCCGCCGGGTCGCCCTGTGCGACTACGAGAGGCTCGGCCGGCCCGGGGTTGTAATTTCCGACTCGGCGCAGACGGTGGTTCTGGATCACGGTGGGGCGGTGCTGGACTGGCTGTCCAAGGCCCCGCCCGCCGGTCTGGCCGGGGGATTCACCCGCATCGCCGAGCCGTACCACCGGGGGGGCGAGCGCGGTTTCACCGTGGACCGGGCCCGACGCGGATTCTGCCGGCTGGTCGTCATGCCCGGCAACGCCGCGAAGGAGCGCCTGCTGGCCGGGACCGGGGAGGCCCTCTTCCCCGAGCTCACGGGCCCCGAGGTGCACGGGGGATGGATCGGCTATACCGGGTCGGTTCCCCTCGGGCGGGGAAAGGTCGAGGTCGAGCTCGTGTACTCACCGGTCCGTGGCGGGTGGAGTTGCGAGGTGCGTATCTCCAACCCCGGGCCGAGGCCGGTCGCCCTGACCCTGGCGTTGGATTCCTCCCCCTCGCCGCCCAGCGGTCCCCGTGATCTCAAGTTGACCCTCCGTTGCGCGGGGGGTTCGGGGCCGGTTCCGCAAAAAATCACCCGGCGCGACGGGCGCGGGTCCGTCGCTTCCTGGTCGCTGGCCGACCGCCGGGCGGGCCTCGTCGTTAAAAGCGAGGCGGAGCCGGTCGCGGACCTCTGGTCATCTCCCTTAATCACCGTCGAGGGCACCGAGGGGGGGATAAAGAGGAGCTGGCAGGGGCTGCAGCTCGTCTGGGCCTGGTCGGTGCGGCTGGCGCCGGGCGAGGAGAGGCGGATGGGGGCGCGCTTCACCCTATCCCGCGGCGGTGCGCCGTGACGACCCCCGATTGGCTTATCCTCTCCTTCGGGGCGGGGCTTCTTTTACTCGTCGTTTTTCTGCGTTTTTACCACCGGCGGCGCTACGGGACGGTGCGCCCCGAGCCGGTCGTCATCCTGACCTACCACAAGGTGCAGAACCGCCCCGAGCTCGGAGGGACCTGGCTCACCGTGGGAGCCTTCCGGCGGCAGATGGAGTTCGTCCGTTCCTCCGGGCTCCCGTTCCTCCACCTCACGGATTACCTGGACACCCTCGGGCGTGGCGGTGACGCGGGGAGGGGGGTTGTGCTCACCTTCGACGACGGCTACGAATCGGTGTACACGGGGGCGTGGCCCGTGTTGCGGAAATTGGGGCTGCCGGCCACCGTTTTTCTGGTGACCGGTTACATGGGGCGGGCGAACGACTGGGACCAGCCCCTGGCTCGCGGCGCCTTCCGCCACCTGAGTTGGGAACAGGCGCGGGAGATGGCCGCCGACGGCCTCGTCCGTTTCGCAAGCCACGGCGTCACCCACCGGGACCTCACCGCGTTGGACGACGCCGCGCTAGAGAGGGAGTTCTACGAGTCCCGGGCGGCGATAACCGGGGAGCTGGGTCGGGTCCCGGAGGCCTTCAGCTACCCCTTCGGCCGCTTCGACGCCCGGGTCGTGACCGCCCTCCGGGAGGCCGGTTACACCTACGGAATCGCCGTGACATCGTCGCCGGGGGGGAGCCGTCGAAATCCCCTGGCCGTGGCCCGGACGGGCATGTACCTCACCGACGGCGTGAACGCCCTGGCGGTCAGATTGGGCCTGCGTTCGCCGGGGCGCTACTGGGCCGAGGACTTGAACAACCGGATGATCAACCGTTTCACCCTTCTGACCGCCTCCTTGCAGAGAGGGCGGCGTTCCCGGCGCGGTTGAATAAATGCGCCGGCGAAGCCGGAAAACCCTTGACACCCCTCGGGGGCCGTGGTAAGGTTTCCAAGGTATAATAGCTCTTCAGCACACCCTTACGGTGCAAAGGGTCACGCTCTTGTGCACTTATAAGGATTAACTTTCAGCCATACATGGAGGAGACTCATGCGGAAACTCCTGCTGGTTCTCTCTTTGTTGGTCTTGGTGTGCATGGTGCACGCCGAAACCCCCTTCGCCATCTGCGCCGATAAGACGTTGTGTGTTTCGACCCACCTCCCCGATTTCATCGGTCTGAATCTGGACCGCTTCCTGGAACGGCCCGATGAGGTACAGGGCGGGGACGATATCGGCTCCGAGCACGACGGCGACTGGGATTCAGATAGCCTCGAGACGATGAGAAATCCCGAGTACTACGCATACATAGACAACGCCCCCGACCAGAGCGGTGGTCCGTCCTACAACTGGTACGACATCAGCGACGGTGAAGAGATCGACTTCGACGGCGCCGACGACAGCGCGGCCTCGGTGCCCCTGCCCGGCAATTTTGAGTTC is a window of bacterium DNA encoding:
- a CDS encoding alpha-amylase/4-alpha-glucanotransferase domain-containing protein, with protein sequence MPVLFHLHQPAGNFPGTFEHAFDRSYSPLVGALRASGLKFNLHISGALLEWLLSARRPFIELLRSLVAAGRLEILGGGYYEPILPMIPSGDRHRQLTRLAARVEEVFGRRPLGAWLAERVWEPELAADLAHAGYRYTLLDDRHFLDLGWRREEAHALFSTEHDGEALAVFPIDEPIRYLIPWEKPERTVEYLAGCRRNEADGRAVVVVMSDAEKMGLWPARRGTTYDLCYREGWMARFLDGLSAPPWLDTALLSDILELEPPRRLVYLPTASYDRMGVWALPTEARSRLESLPGRLEEAGLAPELRLEVERFARGTHWRNFLVKYPAAGRLHLAYLYTRDRLADSEDTLEPAEADRLLDLLDAAAVNDVYWHGLFGGVYYHFLRHHCYRCLAGVLARLDRGSRRRVALCDYERLGRPGVVISDSAQTVVLDHGGAVLDWLSKAPPAGLAGGFTRIAEPYHRGGERGFTVDRARRGFCRLVVMPGNAAKERLLAGTGEALFPELTGPEVHGGWIGYTGSVPLGRGKVEVELVYSPVRGGWSCEVRISNPGPRPVALTLALDSSPSPPSGPRDLKLTLRCAGGSGPVPQKITRRDGRGSVASWSLADRRAGLVVKSEAEPVADLWSSPLITVEGTEGGIKRSWQGLQLVWAWSVRLAPGEERRMGARFTLSRGGAP
- a CDS encoding polysaccharide deacetylase family protein; the encoded protein is MTTPDWLILSFGAGLLLLVVFLRFYHRRRYGTVRPEPVVILTYHKVQNRPELGGTWLTVGAFRRQMEFVRSSGLPFLHLTDYLDTLGRGGDAGRGVVLTFDDGYESVYTGAWPVLRKLGLPATVFLVTGYMGRANDWDQPLARGAFRHLSWEQAREMAADGLVRFASHGVTHRDLTALDDAALEREFYESRAAITGELGRVPEAFSYPFGRFDARVVTALREAGYTYGIAVTSSPGGSRRNPLAVARTGMYLTDGVNALAVRLGLRSPGRYWAEDLNNRMINRFTLLTASLQRGRRSRRG